The Citrus sinensis cultivar Valencia sweet orange chromosome 4, DVS_A1.0, whole genome shotgun sequence DNA segment GGAGTAGTCTGTATGCCCCTGAACCTACCGGCTTGTCTATGCGATATGGGCCTTCCCAATTGGCTCCGAAAGAGCCCTCCGAAGGTACCCGGGTATTCTGAGTTACCCTTCGTAGGACTAAATCCCCTTTCTTGAATGATCTGGGGCGTACCCTCTTGTCATATAAATCTGAAATGCGGTGCTGGTATATTGCAACCTTCAATTCTGCTTTGGCccttttttcttcaacaaaatcaagattgaaCGCAATCATAGAGGCATTCTCGGCTTCATTAAAGTATGCGGTTCTGTGAGAGGGTATCCCGATTTCAGCTGGAATGACTGCATCAGTCCCGAAAGCCAGAGAAAATGGAGTTTCCCTGGTTGAAATATTCTGAGTTGTCCGATAAGCCCAAAGAACACCGGGTAACTCGTCTACCCAAGCTCCTTTCCTTTCCTCCAGCCTCTTTTTTAGGATACCCTTGATGATTTTGTTGATGGCTTCCACTTGTCCATTAGATTGCGGGTGAGCCGGAGAAGCAAATCGGTTGGCTATCCCAAGCTCCGAACAGAAATTtcgaaatttttcattatcaaaTTGCTTCCCGTTGTCGCTGACAATTGCATTAGGGATTCCATATCTGCATATGAGGTTCCTCCAAACAAAATCAGTGGTTTTTCTCTCCGTAATGCTTGCCAACGGCTCCGCTTCTACCCACTTTGTGAAATAGTCAACGGCTACAATTGCATACTTAGCTTGTCCTCTACCAGTTGGTAGTGGGCCAATGAGATCTATACCCCAAACAGCAAATGGCCATGGAGAAGACATGACAGTTAACTTTTCTGGTGGAAGGTGGGGTACCTTGGCAAATCTCTGGCACTTGTCACAACTCTTGACTATGTTTTTGGCATCCTCTCGCATcgtaggccaataaaatccttGACGAATGGCCTTCTGTGCCAATGATTGTGCTCCATAGTGGTTACCGCAAATCCCTTCGTGTATCTCTCTCATGACATATTCGGCATGTTCATTTCCCAAGCACTTTAAGTAAGGGAGGGTAAACCCTCTTCTGAATAAGGTATCCTCGATGAGACAATATCGAGCAGCTTTGTACTTTAGCTTCCTTGCTTCATTCTTATTTGAGGGCAGATCCCCACTTCTGAGGTATCCTATGATTGGTTGCATCCAGGGTACCCCAGCAGTTATCGACCCTATTTCTTCTGGCTCAAGTAGATTAACACTGGGTGTAGGTACGTACTCAGCAGTGATTGGACCAACCGACTGAGTTGCACCGAAGGAAGCCATTTTGGCAAGGTTGTCAGCTTCACAATTTTCTAATCGTGGAACTCTTTCCACCTTGACCTCAGCAAATTGAGatattaattcttttgttCTCCCGAGGTACCCCTTCATATTTTCTTCCTTAGCCTGATATTCTGAGTTGATCTGACCGACCACCAATTGAGAGTCACTCTTAATGTGGACTCTTTTTGCACCCAAGGCCTTCGACATCCTTAGCCCCGCTATCATAGCTTCATACTCAGCTTCGTTGTTTGAGGCCTTGAACCCGAATTGCAAGGCATAGCATAGCTTCACCTTATCTGGATCGATGATTATTACCCCCGCACCGCTTCCGTGCGAGTTGGAGGAaccatcaacataaatttccCAGACCTGCTCTTCTTCAATAGCTGATGTAGTTTCGCTCGGGTACCCCGGGATCTCCTCACCCCCGGAGTCATTGGCGAATTCTGCAATGAAATCGGCGATGGCTTGGGCTTTAATAGCTGAGCGTGGCTTGAAGATGATGTCGAACTCACTCAATTCAAGAGACCAGCGAAGAAGTCTTCCAGACATATCTAACTTCTGGAGGATTTGTCGAAGGGGAAGGTTTGTTACAACGACAATGGTGTGGGCCTGAAAATATGGCCGGAGTTTCCTCGCAGAGATTACCAAAGCCAAAACAAGCTTCTCTGTGGCGGGGTACCTCTTTTCCGCATCCACCATTGCCCTACTAGTGTAGTAAATAGGCCGTTGCACCCCGTCTTCATCTTCTCTAAGCAACACCGAGCTAGTGGCGTGCTCGGAAACAGCGAGGTACAACAGAAGCACTTCTCCATGCTTAGGCTTGGCGAGCAATGGTGAATTAACGAGGTACTCCTTTAGCTTCTGAAAAGCCTCTTCGCACTCGGCGGTCCATTGGAGCTTCTTTCCCGCTTTCAAAGCTTTAAAAAATGGCTTGCATCTGTCGGTGGCCTTGGAGATGAAACGACTCAAGGCGGCTATCCGGCCAGCTAAGCTCTGGACTTCCTTGATGGTACTTGGTGACTTCATCCCAAGAACCGCCTGAATTTTGTCGGGATTGGCCTCAATTCCCCGCTGTTGTACCATAAATCCAAGGAATTTACCCGAAGTCACCCCGAATGCACATTTCTCAGGATTTAGGCGCATCTGATGCtttctcaaaatattgaaGGTGTCTCTGAGGTGCCCCGAGTGGTCATTGGCGTACACCGACTTTGTTATCATATCATCGATGTACACCTCCATGGTACGACCGATTTGCTGTTTGAAGACCTTGTTCACCAAACGCTGATAGGTGGCGCCCGcattcttcaaaccaaaaggcataacCTTGTAGCAGTATAGCCCACGGTTGGTGATGAAGGCCGTTTTATCTTGATCAGGCTCGTACATTGGAATTTGGTTGTACCCGGAGAAAGCATCCATGAAACTAAGCATCTCGTGCCCAGCCGTAGCATCGACCAGCTGGTCTACCCGGGGAAGCGGGAAGCTATCCTTAGGGCAAGACTTGTTTAAATCCGTGAAATCTACACACATGCGCCATTTCCCGTTAGACTTCTTAACTAATACAACATTTGAAACCCAATCGGGGTACACCGCCTCCCTAATAAACCCCGCTGCTAGCAATCGGTCCACTTCTTGTTCAATGGCGTCATAGCGTTCCTGGTTGAAAGCTCGACGTTTTTGTTTGACAGGCCTATGATGTGGATCGACATTGAGCTTGTGGCAGGCGATAGAAGGCGGGATACCCGGCATGTCCGCATGAGACCAAGCGAACACATCTAAGTTTTTCCTTAAGAACCCAATAAGCTGCTCTCGGTGCTGGTCAGGGAGGTTGGAGCCTACCTTGACCATCTTGGTTGGGTCCTTATTGCAGATCATAACAGACACAAGATCCTCAGCCGGTGTTCCTCGCTTTTCATCTTTCGGTACCCGGGGATCCAGGGGTACCTCGACTTCTCCCATTGATGCTGAATTGGGACTTTGGGGTACCAGTGGTGCCCTGGGAGCTACCACGTCCACTTCCATTGGCCCAGCTTCATACGGCGCTTGGGGTACCTGGGAGTTCGCGGACCGTTGAGCTTTCTTACGTGCAACTCTCCGGCGTCTAGCCAGTGCCCGCTTGGATAGGCTGGTAAATGGCCTTGTGCTGACGGGGTACCCTTCTAGGAACATATTGGTGGCGATTTGGTAGCTCACTTTCGATGCGACCGAGTAGCACCCTCGAGCCGATTGCTGATCCCCTTTGATCGTGATAATTTCTCCAGCGGTTGGAATCTTCATGGTGAGGTAATGCATGGAGATTGCCGCCTTAGTTGTTGCTAAGAATGGTCTTCCCAAGATGATATTATAGGCACCTGGGTGATCcacaataagaaaatcaatcataTGAACAACACGGTGAGGTACCTTACCAAGTGTAACGGGCAGCGTAATAATGCCCTTTGGGATAACCATATCGCCGGCGAACCCAATAAGAGGTGTAGCACATGGGGTGATCTTTGGCGATTCAATCAATAGTTGATCCAAGGCgcttttgaaaatgatatcAACGGAGCTGCCGGTGTCTACAAGAGTTCTTGCTACCTTACCAGTAGCAACCTTCAACGTTATTACTAAGGCGTCGTCATGGGGGTACGAGACATCTTCAGCATCTTGCTCTGTGAAAAGGATAGATGGGGGATGGTGGGGTACCCCAGGTACCCTAAGTTGATTTTGACAAGCGAAATTCACTTCTTTTCCAGGGCGATCCAAAATTGGTGGCTTGCTGTAACGTTTGATGGCCCGTCTAGATTCCCCAGCGAGGGTAGGACCCCCTGCTATCATTCGAACATACACGCCTTTCTTAGATCCCTGGGGTATCTCGGCTTCGGGATGAGGGTTAGCAACTTGTTTACCCTTATCTTGTTCCGAGAACTTCCTTGCCTCACGCATATCAGCCACAAATTCCTTGAGATACCCACTCAGAATCAATGACTCAATTTCTTCCCTCAAGTGAAAGCATTCAGCGGTGCTATGGCCGAAATCTTCATGAAACTCACAATACTTCAAGCTACGCTTCATATTGGGGTATTTCCGAATTGGCTTAGGTGGGCGAAGCATCCCTGTATCCCTAATATGGTAAAAAATTTGTTCTGGAGATTGATTCAAATGGTGGAAAGAGTCATATCTGGATTTTTGTGGTGCTTCCTGTTGTTCTGGCGGCAGCGGTGGGCTATGTACTCGGGGTGCTCGGAAGGGTACTTGAGGTACCCGGGGTACCCGGGGTACACTAGGGATATTCAGTCCTCTCCCACGTGGGGTTGGACGAGGTGGGCTGTGTACCCGGGGTGCTCGAGAGGGTACCTGAGGTACATCGGCTCTCTTGGGTTTCTCCTTGTTCCTCACAACTTCGACTCTATCTTCCTCCCGCTTTAGGTTACACTTCTCATCCATTTCTATTTGTTGCAGGGCTCGAGAACGAGCTTCCCCATATGAAAGAGGGCGGTGTTTTTGAAATGACCGCCATAACTTCCCCAAACgcaaattcttttcaaaatgagTGAGAGTATGTTGGTGACCAAATGTACCGGTACGCAACACCTCTTGGTGGAAGCGGGTTACGTACTCGGCTAAAGACTCTGAATCCCCTTGCTTGACGAAAGCAAGCTTGGAGGATGTTATATCTTGGGCGGATGCATAACCAAACTCATGAACAAAATCTTTTAGGAGCTGGTCTAGGGAGGATACACTACCTGCCTTCAACGATCGGAACCATGACTTGGCTGGTCCGGTGAGGGTATGCGGGAAAATTCGGCACATAGCATTGTCGCCCACTCCTTTAATCATCATCTGGTCACGATATAACTCAGCATGTTCCACGGGATCCGAGGTACCCGAGTATTGTTGTATTTGAGGCATGGTGAACGCTTCCGGGAGAACCGCTGTCCGAATCTCCATGGTGAACGGCGAGTTATGCACTGCTGGTGCTAGAGCATTGGTGGGGTTTTGTTTTTCAGAAAGGAGCTTCACTTGAGCTTCGAGGTGCTCCATTTTTTCCAGGAACTCGCGGGGTACCCCAGGTGCACCTGAGGAGGCCGCTGTTGTCTGGGAAGCTCTTTTGGCGTTTAACTTGTACCGGAGATCTTCATGGACTTTTTGTTTGCGTTTGGTACCCTGGTTACTACGGGAATAACAAGAGGCAGTGGAGCGTTCTTCCCGGGAGCCGACGGCTTGAAACTTTGAACGGGTGCCCGATGGCCCATGCTTTGGTCTACTTCCCTCCGGTATTTCAGACCTTGGTATGATCTGTTTCTCACCGCGTGGAGGCGGGACATCTTGAGTTACCGGAGAAGTGGCTGCTTCGGGTACCCGAGATCCTACTGCTCTGAGAATCGCATGAGCTAAATCCTCAAAGTGTTTATGAGTAACGGGCTCCTCGTCGGGTTGAATACCAGCTGATTGCTTAACTGATTTGCCTTTCTCTAGGCGGGATGCCCTCCTTGCCGAGTCACCCCTCTCATCACCGCCGTGGTCCTCTGCTCCATCATGACCTAACATTTGGTTATCAGCGGGTACGTCGGGTGCCATGGTTGTGCAAGCACACGTACCGACAAGCTTAGCACTGT contains these protein-coding regions:
- the LOC107176464 gene encoding uncharacterized protein LOC107176464, with protein sequence MAPDVPADNQMLGHDGAEDHGGDERGDSARRASRLEKGKSVKQSAGIQPDEEPVTHKHFEDLAHAILRAVGSRVPEAATSPVTQDVPPPRGEKQIIPRSEIPEGSRPKHGPSGTRSKFQAVGSREERSTASCYSRSNQGTKRKQKVHEDLRYKLNAKRASQTTAASSGAPGVPREFLEKMEHLEAQVKLLSEKQNPTNALAPAVHNSPFTMEIRTAVLPEAFTMPQIQQYSGTSDPVEHAELYRDQMMIKGVGDNAMCRIFPHTLTGPAKSWFRSLKAGSVSSLDQLLKDFVHEFGYASAQDITSSKLAFVKQGDSESLAEYVTRFHQEVLRTGTFGHQHTLTHFEKNLRLGKLWRSFQKHRPLSYGEARSRALQQIEMDEKCNLKREEDRVEVVRNKEKPKRADVPQVPSRAPRVHSPPRPTPRGRGLNIPSVPRVPRVPQVPFRAPRVHSPPLPPEQQEAPQKSRYDSFHHLNQSPEQIFYHIRDTGMLRPPKPIRKYPNMKRSLKYCEFHEDFGHSTAECFHLREEIESLILSGYLKEFVADMREARKFSEQDKGKQVANPHPEAEIPQGSKKGVYVRMIAGGPTLAGESRRAIKRYSKPPILDRPGKEVNFACQNQLRVPGVPHHPPSILFTEQDAEDVSYPHDDALVITLKVATGKVARTLVDTGSSVDIIFKSALDQLLIESPKITPCATPLIGFAGDMVIPKGIITLPVTLGKVPHRVVHMIDFLIVDHPGAYNIILGRPFLATTKAAISMHYLTMKIPTAGEIITIKGDQQSARGCYSVASKVSYQIATNMFLEGYPVSTRPFTSLSKRALARRRRVARKKAQRSANSQVPQAPYEAGPMEVDVVAPRAPLVPQSPNSASMGEVEVPLDPRVPKDEKRGTPAEDLVSVMICNKDPTKMVKVGSNLPDQHREQLIGFLRKNLDVFAWSHADMPGIPPSIACHKLNVDPHHRPVKQKRRAFNQERYDAIEQEVDRLLAAGFIREAVYPDWVSNVVLVKKSNGKWRMCVDFTDLNKSCPKDSFPLPRVDQLVDATAGHEMLSFMDAFSGYNQIPMYEPDQDKTAFITNRGLYCYKVMPFGLKNAGATYQRLVNKVFKQQIGRTMEVYIDDMITKSVYANDHSGHLRDTFNILRKHQMRLNPEKCAFGVTSGKFLGFMVQQRGIEANPDKIQAVLGMKSPSTIKEVQSLAGRIAALSRFISKATDRCKPFFKALKAGKKLQWTAECEEAFQKLKEYLVNSPLLAKPKHGEVLLLYLAVSEHATSSVLLREDEDGVQRPIYYTSRAMVDAEKRYPATEKLVLALVISARKLRPYFQAHTIVVVTNLPLRQILQKLDMSGRLLRWSLELSEFDIIFKPRSAIKAQAIADFIAEFANDSGGEEIPGYPSETTSAIEEEQVWEIYVDGSSNSHGSGAGVIIIDPDKVKLCYALQFGFKASNNEAEYEAMIAGLRMSKALGAKRVHIKSDSQLVVGQINSEYQAKEENMKGYLGRTKELISQFAEVKVERVPRLENCEADNLAKMASFGATQSVGPITAEYVPTPSVNLLEPEEIGSITAGVPWMQPIIGYLRSGDLPSNKNEARKLKYKAARYCLIEDTLFRRGFTLPYLKCLGNEHAEYVMREIHEGICGNHYGAQSLAQKAIRQGFYWPTMREDAKNIVKSCDKCQRFAKVPHLPPEKLTVMSSPWPFAVWGIDLIGPLPTGRGQAKYAIVAVDYFTKWVEAEPLASITERKTTDFVWRNLICRYGIPNAIVSDNGKQFDNEKFRNFCSELGIANRFASPAHPQSNGQVEAINKIIKGILKKRLEERKGAWVDELPGVLWAYRTTQNISTRETPFSLAFGTDAVIPAEIGIPSHRTAYFNEAENASMIAFNLDFVEEKRAKAELKVAIYQHRISDLYDKRVRPRSFKKGDLVLRRVTQNTRVPSEGSFGANWEGPYRIDKPVGSGAYRLLHMDGTIVKHPWNAAMLRKYY